One window from the genome of Gammaproteobacteria bacterium encodes:
- a CDS encoding sugar O-acetyltransferase — MKTEKEKMLAGELYDPLNELLCAERQRARDLLQALNETREAEQDRRAAIIRDLFCTETNIWVQPPFFCDYGTNIHVGEKVFFNFNCVVLDVMPVTIGSYTLFGPAVQIYTAMHPLNAMQRRAGLEFAKPVGIGRDVWIGGGAIICPGVRIGDRSVIGAGSVVIRDVPEDVLAAGDPCRVLRALSD, encoded by the coding sequence ATGAAAACCGAAAAGGAAAAAATGCTGGCCGGTGAACTTTACGATCCGCTGAACGAACTGCTTTGCGCTGAGCGCCAACGAGCGCGCGATCTCCTGCAGGCGCTTAACGAAACGCGTGAAGCGGAACAAGACAGACGTGCGGCGATTATCCGCGATTTATTTTGCACGGAAACCAACATCTGGGTACAGCCGCCATTTTTCTGCGACTATGGAACGAACATCCACGTTGGCGAGAAGGTCTTTTTCAACTTCAACTGCGTAGTGCTGGACGTGATGCCGGTGACCATCGGCAGCTATACGCTGTTCGGCCCGGCCGTGCAGATTTACACCGCGATGCACCCGCTGAACGCGATGCAGCGGCGCGCCGGACTGGAATTCGCAAAGCCCGTGGGAATCGGCCGCGATGTATGGATTGGCGGCGGCGCGATCATCTGTCCCGGCGTGCGCATTGGCGACAGGTCGGTCATCGGCGCCGGCAGCGTGGTGATCCGAGACGTGCCGGAAGACGTGCTGGCAGCCGGTGATCCGTGCCGGGTGCTACGCGCTCTGTCCGACTAG
- a CDS encoding CBS domain-containing protein: protein MKFVDDILNVKGRDIWSVHPDATVFDAVKLMSEKGVGALLVMEGESLRGIITERDYARKIILEGKSSRLTPVTDVMTKRVLYVGPDRATRECMALMTTNRVRHLPVVKEKRVVGMVSIGDLVKAIIDEQQIIIDQLQEYIAG from the coding sequence ATGAAATTTGTTGATGATATTTTGAATGTCAAAGGCCGCGACATCTGGTCCGTCCACCCGGACGCCACCGTGTTCGATGCGGTCAAGCTGATGTCGGAGAAAGGCGTCGGCGCGCTGCTCGTGATGGAGGGTGAGTCGTTGCGCGGGATCATTACGGAGCGAGACTATGCACGCAAAATCATCCTCGAAGGCAAATCATCGCGCCTGACGCCGGTAACCGACGTGATGACCAAAAGAGTTCTGTACGTCGGCCCCGACCGCGCGACCAGGGAGTGTATGGCGCTGATGACCACCAACCGCGTCCGCCATCTGCCGGTCGTGAAAGAAAAGCGCGTTGTCGGTATGGTCTCTATCGGCGATCTGGTCAAGGCCATTATCGACGAGCAGCAGATCATTATCGACCAACTACAGGAATATATTGCGGGGTAG
- a CDS encoding molybdopterin-dependent oxidoreductase has translation MSAHISETRIVRGACPHDCPDTCAFLYHVEDGRLVEVTGDPDHPMTRGGLCVKLRDFAEHHYNPDRLLHPLKRIGPKGSGQFEQISYENALAEIRQRWTGIIDEFGPQAIMPHAYLGNQGTLNGLTSGDAFFNRLGATVGEKTYCESGSSTAWIMTVGPTGGLDVESLAFSKYIIVWAMNMMSTNLHAWPFILEARRKGAKVVVIDPIRTRTAKQADWHIQIRPGTDGALALGMMNVIIAEDLVDHDYVEKYTLGFDELSERAAQYSPEKVAEITGIPAEDIRKLAREYATTQPSAIREGVALERSPGGGDAVRLVSSLPAIVGAWRHVGGGAVEMPIWEFPFNFGFIQRPDWIKPGTRVVNELDMGAALNGEMKLDPPIKSVFIYNSNPVSQQQNANKLIEGLKREDLFTVVSELFITDTARYADIILPAALQAEQYDLQVTWGHLYVMLNQPAIDPPGECVPNIDMFRRLAKTMGFDDEYWDLTDDEWLMQAYDWNAPAMKGITLEKLKDVGWMRLNVGAPDQRAPHAEGNFKTPSGKCEFKASAAANGNFVVPVWRSGYEEMQPGEPVDAVPDYIPPTETTDATLAKRYPISLISPKPHAFLNSQYANEPVQQRRQGEQIVVIHTRDAASRNIRTGDYVRVFNDRGAFEGKAEVSDDVLEGLAAASLGYWLSLNRGGSAVNATTSSVHCNLGRAGTQADNLVEIARA, from the coding sequence ATGTCTGCACATATCAGTGAAACCCGCATCGTACGAGGGGCTTGTCCGCACGACTGTCCCGACACTTGCGCGTTTCTGTACCACGTGGAGGACGGCAGGCTGGTGGAGGTAACCGGCGACCCGGATCATCCCATGACGCGCGGTGGCCTGTGCGTGAAGCTTAGGGATTTTGCCGAGCATCACTACAACCCCGACCGTCTGCTGCACCCCCTGAAGAGGATCGGGCCGAAAGGCAGTGGGCAGTTCGAGCAGATTTCATATGAGAACGCGCTCGCCGAGATCAGGCAACGCTGGACAGGCATCATCGACGAATTCGGTCCACAAGCCATCATGCCTCACGCTTACCTGGGCAACCAGGGCACCTTGAACGGACTGACCAGCGGGGATGCCTTTTTTAACCGGCTTGGCGCCACGGTAGGAGAAAAAACTTACTGCGAGTCGGGTTCCTCCACCGCCTGGATAATGACCGTGGGTCCCACCGGCGGGCTCGATGTGGAAAGTCTAGCCTTTTCGAAATACATCATCGTCTGGGCGATGAATATGATGAGCACCAACCTGCACGCCTGGCCGTTCATCCTTGAGGCGAGAAGGAAAGGCGCCAAGGTAGTGGTGATCGACCCGATACGCACACGCACGGCCAAGCAGGCTGACTGGCACATCCAGATAAGGCCAGGGACAGATGGCGCCCTGGCGCTGGGTATGATGAACGTAATCATCGCCGAAGATCTGGTGGATCACGACTACGTAGAGAAATACACTCTCGGCTTCGATGAATTGAGCGAGCGCGCCGCGCAATACTCTCCGGAAAAAGTCGCCGAGATCACCGGTATCCCCGCGGAAGATATTCGCAAGCTGGCGCGCGAATACGCCACGACCCAACCTTCGGCCATCCGCGAAGGCGTCGCCCTTGAGCGTAGCCCCGGTGGTGGAGATGCAGTCCGCCTTGTAAGCTCTTTGCCGGCAATCGTCGGCGCCTGGCGTCATGTTGGAGGCGGCGCCGTGGAGATGCCGATCTGGGAGTTCCCTTTCAATTTCGGCTTCATACAGCGGCCTGACTGGATAAAGCCGGGCACACGTGTCGTCAATGAGCTCGACATGGGCGCGGCGCTAAACGGTGAGATGAAACTCGATCCGCCCATCAAGTCCGTATTCATCTATAACTCCAACCCGGTGTCTCAGCAGCAGAACGCAAACAAGCTCATCGAAGGCCTCAAGCGTGAGGACTTATTTACGGTGGTGAGCGAACTCTTCATTACGGACACCGCGCGTTATGCCGATATCATCCTTCCGGCAGCCTTGCAGGCTGAGCAATATGACCTTCAGGTGACGTGGGGCCATCTGTACGTAATGCTCAACCAACCAGCCATCGACCCGCCTGGTGAATGCGTGCCTAACATTGACATGTTTCGCCGTCTCGCGAAGACCATGGGCTTCGATGACGAGTATTGGGATTTGACCGATGACGAATGGCTCATGCAGGCTTATGACTGGAATGCTCCGGCGATGAAGGGCATCACTCTGGAGAAGCTCAAAGACGTGGGGTGGATGCGGCTCAATGTGGGCGCGCCCGACCAGCGGGCGCCGCACGCTGAAGGCAACTTCAAAACACCGTCGGGGAAATGCGAGTTCAAGGCCAGCGCCGCGGCGAATGGGAACTTTGTCGTACCCGTGTGGCGCTCGGGCTATGAGGAAATGCAGCCCGGTGAGCCGGTCGATGCCGTACCGGACTATATTCCGCCAACCGAGACGACCGATGCAACACTCGCCAAACGGTACCCTATCAGCCTGATTTCTCCCAAGCCACACGCATTCCTGAACTCGCAGTATGCAAATGAGCCCGTTCAACAGCGCCGTCAAGGCGAACAGATTGTCGTCATTCACACCAGGGACGCCGCGAGTCGCAACATCAGGACGGGCGACTACGTCCGGGTGTTCAACGATCGTGGCGCATTTGAAGGCAAGGCTGAAGTCAGCGACGATGTTCTGGAGGGTTTAGCCGCGGCCAGTCTGGGTTACTGGTTGAGCCTGAATCGCGGTGGCTCGGCAGTCAATGCAACAACATCGTCGGTACATTGTAATTTAGGCAGAGCAGGCACGCAGGCAGACAACCTGGTTGAAATCGCAAGAGCTTGA